One stretch of Diabrotica undecimpunctata isolate CICGRU chromosome 5, icDiaUnde3, whole genome shotgun sequence DNA includes these proteins:
- the LOC140441794 gene encoding uncharacterized protein codes for MAIKTFVLFVIFAANGIDLSKGNKDSYLLDIIDVVDNILPILNTCNCQNQLDGIYNIVHQIYNDVTELSCEIDDIKKDMDNLEQKTCGQHSILASLKVEIGDIKKNQTETLNLLNVQTTVLQNIIVNLKEIEDAESKIDNHVDKQTGSIHNLYQILFNAQICLEK; via the exons ATGGCAATTAAGACTTtcgttttatttgttattttcgCCGCTAATGGTATTGATCTTTCGAAAGGCAATAAAG ATTCTTATTTATTGGATATAATTGACGTAGTTGATAATATTCTACCAATACTCA ATACTTGCAATTGTCAAAATCAATTGGACGGAATATACAACATAGTGCATCAAATCTACAATGACGTAACCGAATTAAGCTGCGAAATTGATGATATAAAAAAAGACATGGACAATCTAGAACAAAAAACTTGCGGGCAACATTCTATTCTTGCCTCACTTAAAGTTGAAATTGGTGATATCAAGAAAAATCAAACAGAAACACTCAATTTGCTTAATGTACAAACTACTGTCTTACAAAATATTATAGTTAACTTAAAAGAAATCGAAGATGCAGAGAGTAAAATAGACAACCATGTTGATAAACAAACTGGAAGTATACACAACTTGTACCAAATATTATTTAATGCTCAAATTTGTTTAGAAAAGTAA
- the LOC140441793 gene encoding uncharacterized protein has translation MTVTAVFLVIFLTITGIHWTQAKKEYHLSDLINSVDEILPSSDSLIVLNPCYCQNELDGIYYTVCQIYNDITEISCEVDDIEKILGQIEQYTCDQHSILSSLSYEIAQIKQNQTDLITLLDEQTTILENIVVNLEEIKDADKKIEDCIAQQTSHINNLHQIVLEIDICLK, from the exons ATGACTGTTACTGCTGtgtttttagttatatttttgaCTATCACTGGTATTCACTGGACGCAAGCAAAAAAAG aatACCATTTATCGGATCTTATTAATTCAGTCGATGAGATTTTGCCATCTTCAGATAGTCTGATTGTGTTGA atcCGTGCTACTGTCAGAATGAACTAGATGGAATATATTATACGGTTTGCCAAATCTATAATGATATAACCGAAATCAGTTGCGAAGTAGATGACATCGAGAAAATCTTGGGCCAAATAGAACAATACACTTGCGATCAACATTCTATCCTTTCCTCCCTTAGTTACGAAATTGCTCAAATTAAGCAAAACCAAACGGATCTAATCACTTTACTTGATGAACAAACTACAATTTTAGAGAATATTGTTGTCAATCTTGAGGAAATCAAAGATGCCGACAAAAAAATAGAAGATTGTATTGCTCAACAAACTAGTCATATAAATAATTTGCATCAAATTGTACTTGAGATAGATATTTGTTTAaagtaa
- the LOC140440919 gene encoding uncharacterized protein, protein MAIKALFSVVILAVNIINISKANKESHLSGLIDIVDDLPILNQCNCEKQLDGIYSQVHQIYNDISELSCEIDDIKKDMDNLEHKTCGQHSILALLKVEIGEIRKNQTETLNLLNVQTTVLQNIIVNLKEIEDAESKIDNHVDKQTGSIHNLYQILFNAKICLKK, encoded by the exons atGGCAATCAAGGCTTTGTTTTCAGTAGTTATTTTGGctgttaatattattaatatttcgaaAGCCAATAAag AGTCTCATTTGTCGGGTCTAATTGACATAGTTGATGATCTACCAATACTCA ATCAATGCAATTGTGAAAAGCAATTAGACGGAATATACAGTCAAGTGCATCAAATTTACAATGACATATCCGAATTAAGCTGTGAAATTGATGATATAAAAAAAGACATGGACAATCTAGAACATAAAACTTGCGGACAACATTCCATTCTTGCCTTACTTAAAGTTGAAATTGGTGAAATCAGGAAAAATCAAACAGAAACACTCAATTTGCTTAATGTACAAACAACTGTCTTACAAAATATTATCGTTAACTTAAAAGAAATCGAAGATGCAGAAAGTAAAATAGACAACCATGTTGATAAACAAACTGGAAGTATACACAACTTGTACCAAATTCTATTTAAtgctaaaatttgtttaaaaaagtaa